One Leguminivora glycinivorella isolate SPB_JAAS2020 chromosome 15, LegGlyc_1.1, whole genome shotgun sequence genomic window, gaagatagagctcaatattatttttatctgtgttggaccgttttgatttttttgatattcttatttttaaagacgctagagcccatcaaaaattccCAAAAACGGGCTTACTGACTATGGcacaaaaaaaaggtgtggcattcaaaattggtaacaaatagccaaaaaaactaaacagtccgacatagattatttcattttcattcagattctcaaatttcgttacgattgatttagttttgaaggaggaaacagtcgagagcggaaccccgattttaaaagattttttcgcaatattttttaaatgagttGTTCTaaatggatatttttttttcgataaatctagttaataacactaatatacctatttaactaaaattcccaaattgaaaggggagctcctttccattttagcattttcgctcctgtagtcTTAAAAACATGTTCTTTGGCGGCTATGCATTTCGCTACTCCGCTATGTTACCGCGCGATTCTCGAAACCATCTCTTTTTTCGGCTAAAACGCCTTTAATGATGATATCTTGACAGTATTTCTAAACATTcgccataaaattaaaacagtAACAACTAACTGTAGATCTATACGAGTACGATACCTACTGTTACGGCTGACTACTTCCTCTACTAACTTCATATCTAATGCGCCAGTAAATTGTGTGTGTCTCGAAAAAATCCCTTTACCTGTCCAAATTAAACGAAACGTAAACTGATAAGCAATCATTTTCCTCAACCGTCCCTACCCTGAATCGCATTGGAAGAAAATAATGCAACCTGTTCAAACTTTCTTAAATTTTCTGTAAGTAAAAATCTTTCTATGACTCTTATTTTTTTTCCAACAGCGCGGATGGTAACTACGAAGTGACGATAATGACGAAAGCCATCCTGCACTACGACGGCAAGGTGATCTGGAAGCCGCCGGCCATCTACAAGTCCTTCTGCGAGATTGATGTCGAGTACTTCCCCTTCGACGAGCAAACCTGCTTCATGAAGTTCGGCAGTTGGAGCTACGATGGTTACACGGTAActtatttaaattagtttttCTTTTTCACCGCGTCTTTTTTGTATCGATTTGTTCTTTACCATTGGCAAACGCAGGATCTTCCACGCAAGCAGATTACTGCTTTGTTGCAAGAGATTACTGGAGATGCAATGGTGGGGGTTAGTATCTAAGTTGTATCTTCAGGCACCTCCCCTCACCGCTTAGATGATTTTATGCGCAtcatacaacaatacaaattaCAAGTCCCTACCACTAAAAATCTaactatctatctatttatgtGCACATGTATGCAATTCAAATTATGACAAAGATTAAAAGTGTCTATCACAGAAGCTTGAAACAGCAAAATAATGAAAGTCACAAAACGAATATCACGTAAGCTGTTCCACGAAACTtgaaaaagtaatttaaaacttttataaaacCGCAAAAGCTCTATATACAAGTTCATAATAAACTCGTAGCAAAACAAGATTGAGCCTCATAAAGTACGGCCAATATTCTGTCAAGTGTAATATTTATCGGGCAATAAATAATACGGACAATGAGATATGCTTCTCGATGAGAGGAAGTAATAAAAAGTTTCCAATGGAGTTTACAGCGATAGGCCGAAGACGGCCGTCTATCGGAGGGAGCCAATAAATCTGAGGTTCCGACTCGCTCATAAATAAGGCTCAAGCTCACATTCGCGCCTTCGTGTGTTGGAGATTTTGTTCCGATCTTATCAGCGCATATCTGGGCCTCTATTCCCATTAGTGTCGCAAGTGCTAGCGAGACCCAATCCTTGTTCGAACCGACGTAATGTCATCCCTTCACCTTTAAAAACTATAAAGAACCTCAGCGCAAATTTATACTGGTTTAACGGTATTTGCTCTGTTCACGTTTGGAGTGAGATCTCTGATCGCTGTTACACTTTGGAGGCAATAAATGTCTGGAAAGAAAATTAGCGCCCCACGGTAAAATCTTTTAAGGGGCCGATAATAGCCAACGGCCTTGAACGCTCGCTCCCTGCGCTTTTTCTTTTTGGGATGGTGTGAAAgagaattttatttatattgaaaaaaaagGACGAGTACATTGTCTAACAAACACACATATAGGTAGTGAGTAAAAACATTGTCAATATTAAGATAAACATACTGCTGCTGTAGTATTTATGTAGTGACAGTATTATTGAAACCTAATATCTATTATtacaatttaatatttattttcttttccaGGTGGACTTGAGGCATTTAAAGCAAACGCCAGACTCCGACGCGATAGGAATGGGCATCGACCTCTCAGAATACTATATATCCGTAGAGTGGGACATCATGCGAGTCCCGGCCACTAGGAACGAGAAGTTCTACTCCTGCTGCGAGGAGCCTTATCCCGACATCATCTTCAACTTAACCCTAAGAAGGAAAACCCTCTTCTACACGGTCAACCTCATCATCCCGTGCGTCGGGATCTCCTTCCTCTCAGTCCTCGTGTTTTACTTACCTTCCGACTCCGGGGAAAAGATCTCGCTCTGCATATCTATCCTCCTCTCCTTGACCGTGTTCTTCTTACTCTTAGCAGAAATTATCCCCCCCACCTCACTCACTGTCCCACTTTTaggaaaatatttattgttcaCTATGATGCTAGTCACGTTATCAGTAGTGGTCACTATCGTGGTGCTGAACGTTAATTTTAGGTCCCCGGTCACCCACCATATGGCACCTTGGGTCCGGAAAGTCTTTATAGATTTTTTACCGAAAATATTGTGCATACAAAGGCCGGAGAAGCCAGAAGACGATGATAATGATAAGCCGACTGAGGTAAGAATTATACGCTACATTTTAACAATACTTCTAAGATGTGAAATAGATGTCACTGCAAAATTATACCCATCTCAAATGTCAAAACTGccaaaaattacgtcaattcaaATGAAGATAATATCGATAATTATAGTTTCACTGTGCAAATATTTAGAATGTAAAGTAACTAGAACGACGTTTTGAACAAACATAGACGGTGGCTCtgattttgattgctcttaaaGTATTTTGAGGAATAAGTCAACATGTATCGGGATCGGTCAACAAGTATTCCAAACTCGGCTGACACATTTCCCGCCGCCAATATCGCTCACGACTCCATTTAGGCGGTCGCATAAACACCCTTTTCAAAACATGAATCATCACGCATAAAAGAGATGTTTACCTCGCTCAAAAACTCGGCgtttaattaaatttgtaaaCTAAAAGCTCGCACAAATGAAGTTCTTCAGAATCGCTTTCAAAACGAAAAAACATCACGACGCCCTTTCTCCTCAAGTTTCCTTCATTCAAAACATTTTCCATCGGCCCGGTTTACAATACAAACAGTTCGCTATTACGCCAAGTCGAAGCCCTCGACAATAACCATTTTAATTGTCCTCAGCCGCGGGACCGCTGGAAATGCTGCGTTCAACAATATTCTAAATCCATTGTGTTCCGTGTGTATCGCTTCCAGCCCAATTTCATTCCATTTCGATTTTCTTTTATTACTCAACGCCGACGCGACGGGCTTAACGAGCGCGCGCAGCCCCTGTTATTTATGTCCCCCTGGCGGCTCGGGCGTCGGGATCGCGAGATATACAAGCCGAGGCCGAAACCGAACCCACTTCGGCCTAATTGTGTGCGGTTTAAGCCGTCGATACACCGCTGCGCCCGCGGAGCGTCCGACGACTTAATCTCTCGCCGCTTCAGAGTAACGAGCCAGCAAATTGACGCGCATATATCAAACGAGGCTTTTAACGTCAATTCCAAAGCTACGCAATGCCTTTCTTTTACCCGTAACAAATGCGAGCGTAATATACCTACCAAAATGTTACTACAATTCGAATCAAATTCCAATACAACCCTCTGAAACCGGCAATCCAAAAGAACTTCCATAAAACGTGCTGCCCCGTCCAAAGCAATTTgtttcattcataatttattcTTAAATGCTGACGATATAATTCCCATGAATTTTGACAATATTTCTCGAATATTTAACATCTTTCAACCGCAACTACATACTAAATTCAACTGAATCGACAATCACTTCCATtgaggcccacttgcaccaaccacttaactcagggttagtaggCTGTTACCTGTCAAATTCCACATAAAACGGTGGATTAAACCTCGGGTTaatcctccattttcgttggtgcaagtggccctaagtaagAGAAGTTAGAATAGGTACAACACGATTTATTTTGTGACAATTTTTTGGATACTCTTGAGGCTTGAATTCtaaattgaaagaaaaatcTAAATAGGGGCTATTTAGATTTTTCTCTCTAGATCCAACATCTGTTCTCTCCCGTAGGGTGTAAGGTAAATTCTCTAAAAGACACCTCGAATCCTAATAATGTACAATTTCCAGGTCCTCACCGACGTATTTGGTGGCGACGACCTCGACGGCAAGTTCAAAGAGTGGGGCTGCGAAGAGTACGAGCTGCCGGGGCTgccgccgtcgccgccgccgccccccGGCGGGGACGACGAGCTCTTCTCCCCGCCCCCCGGCTCGCCCTGCCGCCTCGACCTGGACGCCGACACTCCCTCGCTGGACAAGCACTACGTCAGAGAGATGGAGAAGACTATAGAGGGCTCCAGGTTCATCGCGCAACATGTCAAGAATAAGGATAAGTTTGAGAGTGTATGTATGCCTTTATGTTTCGTAAACGTTATAAGTTATATTCTCAACGGTGCCGTAGcttataaaatatgtacctaattattatACTTGTGCCTGCATGGTTTACCCTTATGTTACGATATGATAATGAAATAGACTGGAGTCTCTATTCTAGCTAATTTTGAACAGAGAATAAAGTTAATTTATGTCATCATCACACTATGTCGTAACGAATGCTATAAAGGGTTGGCATGCTAGGGTctgataatttaaataaaataaatattatttcaatttccAAAGTTGCGGAATATAAATGTTAATCTATTTTGCGTAAAATATCAGCCTGTCAGTTAATCGCAAAAAACAACAGTGGCGAAATAACGGACTGGCTGGTATCGCCCTGTGAAGTGGCAATTCATGGTTGTCTTTACAAGAACTCCAGTGTAAAGTCTGATTCACGCTCATATTTGTCATGCAGCGGAGCGGGGCGTGCGGTGTGCACCatgtgcatgtcaaacaattgaagatACAAGTGTCCTGTGTCGACGCTTCATAAGGTGGACGCACGCTCCGATCTGAGCGTCCATTGAGGCCTTGCACTCATACTATGATTTAACACTATGCCTCCATAACATTTACTACTCCTTATCATTATGAGAAGTTTAAACGGGTGTTTCGTTGCAGGTGGAGGACGACTGGAAGTACGTGGCGATGGTGCTGGACAGGATCTTCCTGTTCGCGTTCACGATAGCGTGCGTGCTGGGCACGGCGCTCATCATCTTCCGCGCGCCCACCTTCTACGACAACTCCAAGCCCATCGACATCCTCTACTCCAAGATCGCCAAGAAGAAGCTCGAGCTGCTCCGGATGGGCTCCGAGATGGACCCGGGCCTCTGAAATTCGTCGTACGTCTTCGGCCACTCGCCGCCGAAGACGTTCTGGGAGctcatcgtgatgtggtggcacgGATGATCGCAGTGAGCGCCCCGCGACTCGCAGGCGAGGACTCAGTGAGTGTGGTGCGACGCAGTGGAACCGTCTTTTTATACGAACCCGAGACTGTGTCCGTCGGAACGCACGCGTAGTGAATCCGCCACAACTATTTTTATATTAGAATCGCTGTATTGATCGTATATACTGGAGCGGATGTGtaatttttgtatgttttcatCGGAACGTTTCTTTTCCAGGATAATTTGATACGAGCGCACAAACATTGTACAGATATATTAAGGGTTTTGTATTAAGTTGTCGCGATAGGTTCGTTTAGTTGACAGGACGTGAACGCTCTATTTACTTACTATTTAAGGTTCACTTCGGATAAGTGGAGCTCAATTTCGTAAGTTTAAGTATTGTACGGGCTACGCAAAGTCGATTAGCGGTCGgagtataattataatgttgATGCAGACGTCCTCCATGAGAACCGGACATGTAGACACGTGTCGTGTGTATGTAACGATCgtgtaataaatgaattatacataatgTATTTGATAAACTACGTACTCGCGTAACAATCATAAGGACAATATCGATAAATGACGAATGTATTGAATCTGTTAGGGTAAGGCTGTAGATACGTTAGGGTTAGCGagcgcgccgcgccgcggcCGTCACGCCGCGATGCTGCCGACCTAGCATAGTCGACGGtgatattatttaaatagatatttaaaCACAATTGACTGCCAATTGTAAAggacatttttataaaaatcgaTATTCTTAGATAGTTCGATAACTTATTTGATTAGATTTTTTAAACAGAGTGCCAAACGCCATCGCCAATGTTTGAGGATTTGCCAAACTGACGTTCATTTCGCCGGTCCGTTCGCTGACGGTTTGCTTGACACATTAGTTGGTATATTATGTACTAAACAGATGCTTGCCCTTCAAACGACTGAACATATAGTTTGCTCGTACTTTGGTACTTGTCCGCGTTTCTAATAATCATAGAGTACAGGGTAAACTTAGTACACATTTCTTCCCTTGATTTGTCTCACGATCTTCACCGATAGTAATATCTCGAACACTTATCGGCACTTTACCTAACACTATTAGATGATAGTCATTGTTGAGGTTGGTGACGTTAGCCTGTATGTAGTCCTACTGTTCCTTTGTACTAGACTAGTGGATGTTTGTTTGCGTTGATGCGTCCTCGGAGCGTCCCTAGTACTTCAGTAGTCGTACGTCTATTGGAACACTCTTGCGCGTAATAAGCGTTTTACCTCACTTCGACCCATTGTGTAGGGTTATAGTAGCAgtctataattaaaaaaaaatttcgagCCGCGTATTTGATATGTCAAAGTAATAAGGATTATTAGATAAAATACTTAGATAACTCAGAGTTATTGATATAAAGGAAACCACAGCGAGCAGTTAGGAAAACAGGGATGGTTATAGTAAAATTATTCAAATTGTTTTTGTGATTCGTCTTCATATTTGTAAGTGTTATTGAATATGTATTGTTCGTGTGGGCGAACGCTGTGGCTAGACTAAGACACGAACGCGTGTACCGCCCGGTACCCGGACACCGCCGCGGCTACCCGGGTGCCGCCGCGGTTACCCGGGTGTCGCTGCGGGTACCCGGGTACACAAGGGGGTACGCGGAGGCAAGCAAACTGGTTTCACGAAGGAATTCTCAAACGGAATTGTTCGTctactaataaaataactaataaaataattttctaaGACACAATTCACACGTCGGTTTATTGAAAGTAGGAAAGTGCTATTGCACGCACCGAAACACACCaatttagtattattaattactatttatcaataataaataattagttaAGACCACAGGCTTCCCACTGTTCCGTGATCAtctaaacttttattgtagatAATTGCTAGAAAATGACGgtctgttgttatttttatatgacTGCAAATAAGTAAAACTAGTTAGATTTTCTAAACACCGTAGGCTAATGTGTCGCGTGTTTGTACAGTGGACGCCGTATAAATACTTGTACATAGTGTGTTGTCCGACTCTGGTCATTATAGATAAGCAGCTGTAAATGACGATGCAAATGCAAAACATGGCTATCTGTGTAGTAAAACCATTTTAATAACCAAACATTCTAAGATCTCGTTAACTTGTATGGAACGAAATTGATTTTTTCTAGccacaaatatttaaatacttacaaaAGAAAAAGCATGGCATATTCTGGCAGAGAATATTCTAAATTTCAAAGAATCATTGAATTAGCGAGTGTCCATTTACGAGGTTTTACTGAAATTAGAAGTATTATCTGTTTTAGAATTTCGGGTGCTGTATGTTTCAATAATCCATATTTCCATAAAAATGCTGCCCAACATAATTTTTCTTTTAGTTttacataggtaggtaggtgagaagtaagtatttgtttttggTTATTAAAATGTTTACTTGGGCCACATTAAGTCTAAACTGAATGAGCTGAGCCTATACAACGATAAATGACCCTAATATTTTGAATGCGTGTTACCCATTAGATGTCCCCTTGTATTGCCCACGTTCGCTCCGACCCGGGTAACCCGGCTACCCCCAGGTACCCGGAACCCGGGTAACCTTAAAGACTATACGTTGTGTTTCATCGAGGTTGTGCGAGCAGCCTTCCCTGTGATTCTTACCTCGGTTGTAGATGTTGTCTCTAAGACCTAGTAGTCGTGTTATAGTTTACCCTATTCGTGACGTTCTAGGACGGAAGGTACCATATAGCGACCGGCACTTAAGTAGCGTACTACATTAGAATTGGGTATATAATAAGAACCGATTGCCATAAGGTGCCTTTTGTCATGGGACGTCACATTTAACATCTGCTACAGTTCATTGCAGTTAGGGGGttctgtaataatatttttcgtTAATCTGTATGGGACTtctaaaaaaatttttgaaacttTAAAACTAAGGAACTTTACGGAGTTACCGACTTAAATATAATGGAATAATGATGGGGGCTTACATTTGGAACAATAAATAGTTTCTTATTCTGAGAAATTGTTGTCATAATTTACATAGGAATTGtttgaaattattaaattaaggcTTCGCGAAAAGTGAGTCTCACATTTCTTGAAATTTCACAACAGGCAGTTATTGTactaaataaaacttataaatacttatTCCAATAAGAAACAAGTTTTCTTTCCCTCATTCTAATTGGTTTTCGTTTACTAAgtacatatatacttatatttgaATTGTAATTAATACAGTGGAATTTGTAAGCTCCACTTTATCGTTGTACCTAAATTTCACAATGTTGTAGAATTTGAATGATTGTGTTTAAATCTGTAATTCTGTACATGTAATGTACGAAACCAGAAATTTTGTAGCTGTTCCATTTACAACTATCGCATCCAAATACTCATTCAATTTTCTAAAACATGAGTAACTATATTATTAAAAGGATGTATATCATTCATAACTATTATTTACTtctcaaaaaatattgtatacttttttaaaactttgtttattttccaaaaaaccttgtatacttttaaaaaactttgtatacttaaaaaaaatcccgTATACATGCCACAAagtttgtatatttttcaaaaactccgTATCCTTGGCAATGAGCTGTAGCGATATATCGTTGTGCTTGTTCAAGTTTAGTTGGCAACGTGCGTGTGCGCGTGCGCGGGTGATAGTTCGCGGTAGATAGGGAATAAATTTAACAATAAACGGTTAGAGTAAGTACGTGTTTAACTTAGCTTCTCAGTGTTTTAGGGTTAGTCGACGAATGAGTCGGCTCGGGACGCGGTGGCAGataaatttgttttatattttttaatgtctcCATGTAGTTTTTATCCCATTACTTATGTAAATTGACCTAGAGTACTTATTTattcaaagggataagttcaccTTTGTACCTCACATCTCaagtatgttatttttaatgtgtttttgttcAATAAAGACACTACTATTACTTCTTTATTTACTGTAGGCTATTTTCACaactttttataattattaaatagttttatgtggtaataaatttcaaaatttcaTTCTCAGTTTATTCTCATATCAATAATTGTTTCCCAATTATATTAAAATTCG contains:
- the LOC125234272 gene encoding acetylcholine receptor subunit alpha-like 1; translated protein: MVLALVVGLLCVWSRLSVANPDAKRLYDDLLSNYNRLIRPVGNNSDRLTVKMGLRLSQLIDVNLKNQIMTTNVWVEQEWNDYKLKWNPEDYGDVKTLHVPSEHIWLPDIVLYNNADGNYEVTIMTKAILHYDGKVIWKPPAIYKSFCEIDVEYFPFDEQTCFMKFGSWSYDGYTVDLRHLKQTPDSDAIGMGIDLSEYYISVEWDIMRVPATRNEKFYSCCEEPYPDIIFNLTLRRKTLFYTVNLIIPCVGISFLSVLVFYLPSDSGEKISLCISILLSLTVFFLLLAEIIPPTSLTVPLLGKYLLFTMMLVTLSVVVTIVVLNVNFRSPVTHHMAPWVRKVFIDFLPKILCIQRPEKPEDDDNDKPTEVLTDVFGGDDLDGKFKEWGCEEYELPGLPPSPPPPPGGDDELFSPPPGSPCRLDLDADTPSLDKHYVREMEKTIEGSRFIAQHVKNKDKFESVEDDWKYVAMVLDRIFLFAFTIACVLGTALIIFRAPTFYDNSKPIDILYSKIAKKKLELLRMGSEMDPGL